Part of the Oscillatoria salina IIICB1 genome, CTTCACCAAAGGGAACCTCAGCATCACGAAGCTGTGGCAAAATTAGCTGAATTAATTGCTTTAGCTCAGATACGAAGGTTTCCACGCATCGCGGTCTTGAATTTTGTTAATGATTTATTGGATAATCCAGATATTGAGGTGGTTTAGGTTGATGAATTATTGCATCGAGAAGCGATCGCGCTGTTGATGGCGAGGCAAGATAAGACTTATTTCTTATGTGATGCAGTTAGCTTTGTTTTAATGCAAAAGCGTGGGATAACAGAAGCATTAACCACAGATCGCCATTTTGAACAAGAAGGTTTTCGGCGTTTGTTGTCAAGCTGATTCAACTTCAAGCAAATTTTGGTTTGGTAGTTTTCCAATAAGGGACGCGATTTGCGTCCCTACTAACTTTTATTTCAGCCAAGGACTAACATCAACAGCGAGCTTTTCTCCTAATTTGAGTAATAACGAGAGTTGAGCAAAATCCCAACGACAAGCTAAATTTTCGCCATTACTTGGACTCTTTTCGCTAGGGAAACATTGGGGGACGATCGCATTATGCAGACAGTTGAAGTAAATTTCCTGGGGACGCTCGAGGGATAAATCGAGCTTTAACTGTTCGCCAACAGTAATAATCCGTTCTAGTAATTTAAGATCGTCTTCGAGAGTAGCTGGATTATTGTCATAGAGCAAATGCCACAGCAAACGTAAAATCAACTGTTCGAGAATATTTTTCGCTTCGGGAATTTTCAGTTGACAATCAAGAGTATTAGCTTCAGTAGCGATCGCTTCTAACTCAGGTAAAACCACGCGAATTTGTTCGGGATCGTCCCCTGCAAGTTCCAGAGACATCATTTCGCTCAAACAACGAGTAGATAAAGCAATTTCGGCTGCTACTTGTAACTCTACCGGAACCGGGAGGCGATCGCGCCTAAAAGCAACCAAGACTCCATAATTATCTCGGTAAACCTGAGTATAAAGTTGGTCTAAGCGTGTCTTCGTCTCTTCGGTAAGCTGCTGCATGATACGCTGACGTTCTTCAGCAAACAGATGTTCGAGATCGATACATTGATCGTTAAACCACTGACTCATCGCCGAAATCGTCTTCGCTGCACTAGCCGACTTGAGAACCTCAAAAAGCTTTTCTTTGAGTTCGCCATAAGTCTTGCGTTTCTGGAAATTTTGAATGCAGCAGTGGAAATCCCAACCACCCAAATGCAAAACAGCAAACACCAATTCAGTGCTTTCCCAAGTAATTTCCGAGACAATGCGAACTTGTCCCAAAGCCAAAGTAAGCGTCCCGATCGTTTGTCGCTGATAATCTAGCTGTTGAATGTCGTAGCAGTAAACTCGCGCTTGTTCTGGAAAAGAAGTAAACAAAGAACTAATCGCGTAGTGAGCTGCTACCTGCTGGAAACTCACCTGCGCCGTTTGTACCAATTGGCGATAAACTTCCGCCCCAGTACCGAAACATTCCACATTACTTGGCGCTAAAGCCAGACGTTTGATAAATTGTGGTTCCAGATTAGTACCCGTCAATTCCGTCGCTAACTCGATCGCGCGAGAAGCATAGCGGAGAATTTGGACTCCTTCAGGACGAGAAATTTCTTCAAAAAACCAGCCACAACTAGTAAACATCAGCAACGAATGTCGCTGCATTTCCAGCAAGCGCAAAGCATCAACTTGTTCGGCTAAAGAAAGAGAACGACATTGATGGCGAACGAGAAACTCCTCAACTTTTGAGCGGGCGCGATCGCTGAAACTTTCTCTAGTTCGCAAAATTTCCACATAATCGTCTCTCGTTTGCCAGGGATCGTTAAATAACTTCCGCCCTTGTTGCTCAAAAATCTCTGCTAACTCATCTCTAAGCCAATTTAAAGCCTCTCGCAACGGGCGTCGCCATTTTTGATGCCAAACATCGCCACCGCCGCAACCGCAGTCATCTTGCCAACGACTAACACCGTGAGAACAACTCCAAGCCGTAACCGGTTTCAGTTGGACTTCCCAAGTTGGCGGACAAATACTCAAATAATGAGCATAATTTGTCACCGTCCAACCTCGTCCCGGAAACTCGCCCGTAAAAGCATAAGCCAGACATTTTTCCGTACCTTGTTTGTGATGACCGAAAGTTTCTCCATCCGTCGCCACCGAAATTAATTGCGAAGGACGACGATCCCCGTGAACTGCTTGTCCCAATCTTCCCGCAAAAATTTGCGAACTGTTGAGGAGATCGCTAAAGCCCATATCTCCAGAGATCGGACCATCGTAGAAAAACAAGTCAATATACTTATCCTTGTCTAGGAAACAGCGATAAGGACGAGTGGGATCGATTTGCGATCCCCCAACTTCATGCCATTCGGGATCGCTTTCATCCTCAGTCGGTAGCGGACGACAGCGTTCAGCTTGAGTGGGAGCGAGGATAATAAAACGAATGCCCTCTTGCACGAGGGCTTCTAACGTCAGATAATCTACAGCAGTTTCCGCCAACCACATCCCTTCGGGATCGCGTTTAAAACGAGAACGGAAGTCTGCGATCCCCCAACGAATTTGGGTAATTTTATCCCGTGGATTAGCCAGAGGCAAGATAATGTGGTTGTATGCTTGCGCGATCGCATTTCCGTGACCATTAAGTCGCTGACAACTTCGGCGATCGGCTTCTAAAATACGCTGATATACCTCCATGTCATAGCGTTCTAACCACGACATCAAAGTCGGACCGACATTAAAGCTAAGATACTCGAAATTGTTAACGATCCCCACCACTTTGCCTTGGTCATTTAGCACTCTGGCAAAGACATTAGGGCGATAACACTCATGGTGTATCCGCTCATTCCAGTCGTGAAAAGGAAAAGCAGAAGGCTGCCTTTCAATAGCATCCAAATAAGGATTTTCCCGTGGCGGCTGGTAAAAATGACCGTGAACCGTCACATAAACACCCTTAGCAGTTTTTAAAGGATCGGGTGCGACCTCACTTTGACGCTGACGCGATTTAGCTGAAGCGAGCTTTGCTACAGAAGTCATTAATTCACCAAGTTGTTCAAAAACAGTTAAATTAGTGCGACTGCCCAATTATTTTGGCTCTCCAATGGCGATCGAAGGATAATTTTGCCTTTCGACCTTGGGTAGGGTATAACTGAGCTAATCGAAACAATGGAGCGCATTTACAGCCAATTGTGACCATTATCTACAAACTGTTAGGCAGTCAAGTCTTGTACAAGAATGTATAAATTTCGACTGAGACTATAATACTACAGCAGGATTGAGAGAACTTCAGTCTTTCATTCATGCTAGTTTATATTTTGGATACTTGGCGATACAATCATCAATATTTTGTTACAAATTCCAGCAAGACGCCTGAATAATGGATTGCTTCTTGGCAACGAACCAGAATTCTGCCATAAATCTAGTAGTGTCTAAGCACAATTTACGCGATCGCCGATTTGGTGGTGAGCGAAGCCCAATCGCAATTTTTGAGGAACAAAAAAACTAGATGTTCAACCAAAACACGATTTTTTTCATTTTATTAGTGTTTATCCCCATCTCTATTGCCGCTCATTATCTAGAGTGGGGAGAAGTAGTCGTTTTTCTGACTGCGGGTATGGCGATCGTCCCCTTAGCAGCGTTTATGGGAGTAGCCACAGAGGAAATTGCTGTGGTTGTCGGTCCCAATTTGGGCGGACTGCTGAACGCTACTTTCGGTAACGCAACAGAACTGATTATCGCCTTTGTTGCTCTTAAAGCCGGATTAATTGAAGTCGTCAAGGCAACAATTACAGGCTCGATTATCAGTAACTTGCTCCTGGTTATGGGTTTTGCGATGTTCTTAGGCGGTTTACGCTTCAAAGAACAGGATTTTCAGCCTACAGCCGCCAGAATGAATGCTTCACTGATGAATTTGGCAGTGATTGCCATTTTACTGCCAACGGCGGTGGAATATACTTCCTCTGGTGTTGGTGAAAGTACCCTTCAGCAACTTTCGGTTGCGGTGGCGATCATCTTAATTTTGGTTTATGTCCTGAGTTTGATCTTTTCGATGAAAACTCACTCTTACCTCTACGATGTAGGTTTAGCAGAACAAGATGAAGAAGTAGCCGAGGAAATTGAAGAAAAGGGCGAAGAATCTGAACATAAGCCTAATTTTTGGTTATGGGTAGGTGTTTTGCTCGTCGTAACCCTGGGTGTGGCTGTAGAGTCAGAGTTGTTGGTTGACTCTCTCGAAGAAGCTACCTCTAGTTTAGGCTTAACAGCTTTATTCACTGGAGTAATTTTACTACCAATTATTGGCAATGCGGCTGAACACGCTACCGCAGTGACAGTAGCAATTAAAAATAAGATGGATCTTTCGGTTTCTGTGGCTGTCGGTTCGTCGATGCAAATTGCTTTATTTGTCGCCCCAGTTTTAGTGATCGCAGGTTGGGCGATCGGTCAACCAATGGATTTGAATTTTAACCCCTTTGAATTGGTGGCTGTAGCTGTGGCTGTCTTGATTGCTAATTCGATTAGTTCTGACGGTAATTCTAACTGGCTGGAGGGTAGTTTGCTTTTAGCTACTTATGCTGTCTTGGGACTGGCTTTTTACTTCCATCCGGTTGTTACTGGACTCGGTTAGTTAAAACCCTTGGATTGGGGATTGGGGACCCTTGGATTGGGGATTGGATTCAGTGAACAGTTATCCGTTATCACGTACGGTGCATTTACCAGTTACCAGTTTGTCTCCCTTGTCTCCCTTGTCTCCCCCCTTCCCCCTCGTCTGCTATGTGTGGCAAATAGTTAGTAAAAGTATAGTCAAATATAGACAGACTAAATTTCATTGCAGAAATTTCCTTCGCTTTTACTTTGAGAGATTGATTCTCAAGCGGGTGAACTACGCACCTCTCTATCCCATAGCGATTAAACGCATTTGGGAATGCTTTTCTTAAAATGTTGTAGGAGCCAATTACATCTGCTTGAGTAAGTTGGCCTCGATCGCTTTTATACAAACCTCGCTTAATTCTTTTCCCTGTAAAGATTGGCTTTTCTGTTTCTTCTCCATAGACGGGAAGAGGATCTAAATTGAGAAAATTGGCAACACTGGTGTAAGATTCTTCAAGAAGAATTACCTTTATTCCCTCTTTTTGGCATTTATAAGTAATCATCTCAATTAGTCTTCTATGAGGAATAGTGACAAATTTTTGATTATTGAGGGAACCTAACTCAATTTCTTGTTTCCAACCCGGATTATAGCCAATTACTAATGTCGTAATCTCTTCAGCCATTAAAAGATTCACGAGATAACGACTAGCTTGATGAAGATAATCATCAACCAAATGATTTCGACATCTAGTAAGACGTGGTTGCTTCTGTAACTGGATGGGATTTTATTTTAGAAGCTTTATCTATAGTAGGCATTTAGGTATTTCATATAAGGAAGATTCCTAAAATGTCTCACCTCGAAGTCGTTGTAAGACTATAATTATACGCGTAGCGGTATCTTTCGTCCATTTACTACACAACACAATGTCCATGAACAAAAAGACAGTTTGGATTTCTAACTTAACAAAAGAGGAATGTCTGGAGTTAGTTCAAGCTTTGTGTCAACGCTCTGACTTATTGGTTCAAGCTCAACAAGCATTTCGACAAGCCTATCCAGAAGCATCAGAGCAAATGATTTCAACTGCTATTACTCATGTATATTTAGATGGTAGCCGCGCCGCTTTGGATTGGCTTGCAAGTACGGAACTTTTTCTTCGTAATCCAGATAATGAAATACTAAATCAATGTGTAGATCACCTTTTATACCATCTGTATAACTGGCATCAGTTCCAAACTTTGATTCACGCAAGGGTAACAGATTTATTAGAAATAATACAAGATTTTAAGGAATCTGTTGATAATGAAGACAAAGAAGTAGCTTTAGCTGCTGCTCTTGAACTAGAAAAAAGGCTTCATGCTAGACTTACGCCTCCTGAACTTAAAGTAGATCATTAAGTTTTAATAATTAGTTAACCTTGCCCCATGTTCTCAGAAAGCATCATAATCATAAGTATCAGTAACCACCCCCATCTCATCAGTCAACACCCGGGTACTACCCAAACCATCAACCTGATAGAAATCCTTCTCCCCATTACGAGACTGAGAAATCAAATCATGACCATAGACATAAAACGCCTGTAACTCTTCGCTGGTCAATTCTTCCCATACCTGAGCATAAGGTTGATTCTTATCAATCAGATATAATGAGATTGCCGTTGTTGTCGTAGGAATAGACAATAGACTTAAAATACTACGAACATTTGTTTGTATACTGTTTAACAAGGTCAATAATATCTTGTACAGTCCTTACCTTTTCCCATGAAGATATAGGAATTTTTAGATTGAGTTGGGATTGTATCTCTAATATAAAATCAAGCAAATCATCTCCAGCTTGTAAATCTTCAACCAAACGACTTTGAAGAGATGGAATGTGTTCACTTGGTAAACAAATGTAATAGTGAAGCAGTTTCAAAACAAGTTTTTCAATATTCAGTTTATTAGACATTTAATTATTTAGCTTCTTAAAAATCCCTGAATGAACAAGTTGATAAAAATATAGTGTCATATTGGCTTTAAGAGATTTTCTTGTTCTTTTCCATCTATAGTTTTTTTTTGAGTATTCTTCTTAGGTGACGTTCACTCAGATTAATTTTTCTTTCATTTTTGAGCAAATTACAAAGCTGATGACTGCTATATGTTCTTGGTTCTGTATCTAATTTTTGTTCAATTACTGCTATATCTTCTGCCATCCATTTCTTTTTTCTTCCTGAACGGGGAGCATCCCACAATCCTGTTAATCCCTGCTTTTCCCATCTATGTATTATTGCTCTAACTGTCGTAGTTGAACAATTCAAATACATCGCTATCTTTTCCACTTTCCATCCCCGAGATGACAATCTTAGTGCCGAAGCCCTATCTTTTGTTCTTTGGGGAATTTGGTCAGCTTTACTTAATTCAAATAAAGTGATGTCTTCTGTTTTACTTAAAAATACTCTTAAAGGAGGAGATGACATTGATTTCTCCGTTATATTTCTTTCTCTAATGTTCTCACAATTATCCGCTCCCAAATTTTAAGAAAGATGAATTCTAATCTGCCTTCGACTCAGTAATTTATACTAGAATTCTTTTCTACCTCTAACCCAGACTCAATTACACGAGTGCACGCGATCGCGCACTCGTAATAGGCAAGTACGACTTGAATGTGCGATCGTGCAGCGTGCCGCACTTGTCTATCGCCCCTTCTCCTGCAACAAAACTTTATACAGTAGCGTTTATTTTTGTCCGACTACTTAACTTCAGCTTCGATGCTACTTCTATCTCGGTTTCGGTACTAATTTCATTTCCGGCTACATCTACTGCTCGTAAACGTAATCGATAGCTATCATTGAGTAGTAAACTTGGGTCAATTTCACCGATGAAAAGTTAAGAAGATTGGTCGGAGTTTGTTGAGTGAGATTATTTTGGGGTAAGGGTTTGCGCCCTATCGCTGAAAAACTGAAATCTGTGTAGTCTGATGTGTTGTCAAAATTTTTTCTGGTAAGGTAATGTAGACTTTTTTGTGAAATAATTATAGTTATATATCGAGCGTTGTTTTTTGTCCGTTTGCTGTCGTAACGACAATTAGTTCAATTTTCTTCTGCTCCCGCCTCTTTGAGTAACTGAATAATTTCAGTATTTCCTGCCTTTTTAGCTATGCTAAGAGCGGTATTACCATCATTATCTTTAGCATTGACATCAGCTCCATGTTGGAGTATTTTTTGAACAATTCTTCGACAGTTCACCTTAAAAAGCTCATCAGCAGATGCTGGTATACCTACATTGTGCATTAAAACTGTCTTACCT contains:
- a CDS encoding DUF3536 domain-containing protein, which produces MTSVAKLASAKSRQRQSEVAPDPLKTAKGVYVTVHGHFYQPPRENPYLDAIERQPSAFPFHDWNERIHHECYRPNVFARVLNDQGKVVGIVNNFEYLSFNVGPTLMSWLERYDMEVYQRILEADRRSCQRLNGHGNAIAQAYNHIILPLANPRDKITQIRWGIADFRSRFKRDPEGMWLAETAVDYLTLEALVQEGIRFIILAPTQAERCRPLPTEDESDPEWHEVGGSQIDPTRPYRCFLDKDKYIDLFFYDGPISGDMGFSDLLNSSQIFAGRLGQAVHGDRRPSQLISVATDGETFGHHKQGTEKCLAYAFTGEFPGRGWTVTNYAHYLSICPPTWEVQLKPVTAWSCSHGVSRWQDDCGCGGGDVWHQKWRRPLREALNWLRDELAEIFEQQGRKLFNDPWQTRDDYVEILRTRESFSDRARSKVEEFLVRHQCRSLSLAEQVDALRLLEMQRHSLLMFTSCGWFFEEISRPEGVQILRYASRAIELATELTGTNLEPQFIKRLALAPSNVECFGTGAEVYRQLVQTAQVSFQQVAAHYAISSLFTSFPEQARVYCYDIQQLDYQRQTIGTLTLALGQVRIVSEITWESTELVFAVLHLGGWDFHCCIQNFQKRKTYGELKEKLFEVLKSASAAKTISAMSQWFNDQCIDLEHLFAEERQRIMQQLTEETKTRLDQLYTQVYRDNYGVLVAFRRDRLPVPVELQVAAEIALSTRCLSEMMSLELAGDDPEQIRVVLPELEAIATEANTLDCQLKIPEAKNILEQLILRLLWHLLYDNNPATLEDDLKLLERIITVGEQLKLDLSLERPQEIYFNCLHNAIVPQCFPSEKSPSNGENLACRWDFAQLSLLLKLGEKLAVDVSPWLK
- the cax gene encoding calcium/proton exchanger; this encodes MFNQNTIFFILLVFIPISIAAHYLEWGEVVVFLTAGMAIVPLAAFMGVATEEIAVVVGPNLGGLLNATFGNATELIIAFVALKAGLIEVVKATITGSIISNLLLVMGFAMFLGGLRFKEQDFQPTAARMNASLMNLAVIAILLPTAVEYTSSGVGESTLQQLSVAVAIILILVYVLSLIFSMKTHSYLYDVGLAEQDEEVAEEIEEKGEESEHKPNFWLWVGVLLVVTLGVAVESELLVDSLEEATSSLGLTALFTGVILLPIIGNAAEHATAVTVAIKNKMDLSVSVAVGSSMQIALFVAPVLVIAGWAIGQPMDLNFNPFELVAVAVAVLIANSISSDGNSNWLEGSLLLATYAVLGLAFYFHPVVTGLG
- a CDS encoding acyl carrier protein — its product is MSNKLNIEKLVLKLLHYYICLPSEHIPSLQSRLVEDLQAGDDLLDFILEIQSQLNLKIPISSWEKVRTVQDIIDLVKQYTNKCS
- a CDS encoding helix-turn-helix domain-containing protein codes for the protein MSSPPLRVFLSKTEDITLFELSKADQIPQRTKDRASALRLSSRGWKVEKIAMYLNCSTTTVRAIIHRWEKQGLTGLWDAPRSGRKKKWMAEDIAVIEQKLDTEPRTYSSHQLCNLLKNERKINLSERHLRRILKKKL
- a CDS encoding IS200/IS605 family accessory protein TnpB-related protein, yielding MVDDYLHQASRYLVNLLMAEEITTLVIGYNPGWKQEIELGSLNNQKFVTIPHRRLIEMITYKCQKEGIKVILLEESYTSVANFLNLDPLPVYGEETEKPIFTGKRIKRGLYKSDRGQLTQADVIGSYNILRKAFPNAFNRYGIERCVVHPLENQSLKVKAKEISAMKFSLSIFDYTFTNYLPHIADEGEGGRQGRQGRQTGNW